One window of Halopelagius longus genomic DNA carries:
- the leuS gene encoding leucine--tRNA ligase, producing the protein MEYDPQELEERWRERWSETGRYEAEPSEDDEDPTFITVPYPYPSGGMHIGHARTYTVPDVYARYRRQQGDNVLFPIAWHVTGTPIIGAVERLKKGEEKQLSVLRDTYDVPEETLQDLETPMGYARYFIEEHYKKGMKNLGLSVDWRREFTTNDERYSKFITWQYETLKDRGLLEKGLHPVKYCTNEEQPVTTHDLLEGEEAEFQEYTLVRFSLGDTVVPMATLRPETVRGVTNAYIDPDADYAYADVDGEEWFVSAAAVEKLDLQGHDVTVKRTAAGEELVGERVENPITGDEVLILPASFVDAENATGVVMSVPAHSPDDYVALQEAKADDDRMREYGIDPDEVEAIEPVPILSVEGYGEIPAKSAVEEADVESSEDPALEKATKDLYNKEFHAGRLNDEYGEFAGELVEDVRTKFRDAHRDSGAFGTMQEFSEHVVCRCGGDVVVAEQDTWFLRYNDEAWKREAHELVSQMEAIPSNTRGEYDHTIDWLNEWPCIRNYGLGTRLPWDDDFVIEPLSDSTIYMAYYTIAHRLQDVPVEEMDRDFFDTLFYGAEATDDPDETALELREEWNYWYPVNYRFSANDLISNHLTFYLFHHAELFDPAEWPEGIVIMGMGLLEGQAMSSSKGHVVLPGEAIENYGADTVRFFLLNSAEPWQDYDWRAEQVESVRDQLERFWNRADEIIEGEVPEERPELAGEDRWLLSKLQGTVRTVTEAMEQSETRTASQAAFYNFEEHLRWYRRRTDLDRPAARWTLAHVLETRLRLLAPFVPFMTNELHERLTGTPAEDAPWPEPDEEFESLAVEVEEGQVERLVEDVQGIQQSLANADEPIPEADPDRIRITVAADWKRDVLETVADVGTDQGAVMGKVMQDPDLRERGNEVNDLVQELVEFARGRDEEQLRALSRIDEAATYERAAAFLGEEFDADVVVEIEGEDAEETKQAIPLRPAINLEVE; encoded by the coding sequence ATGGAATACGACCCGCAGGAACTCGAAGAGCGATGGCGGGAGCGGTGGTCCGAGACGGGGCGGTACGAGGCCGAACCCTCCGAGGACGACGAGGACCCCACGTTCATCACGGTTCCGTACCCCTACCCCAGCGGCGGGATGCACATCGGGCACGCGAGGACGTACACGGTGCCCGACGTGTACGCGCGGTACCGACGCCAGCAGGGGGACAACGTCCTGTTTCCCATCGCGTGGCACGTCACGGGGACGCCCATCATCGGCGCGGTGGAGCGCCTGAAGAAGGGCGAAGAGAAGCAACTGTCCGTCCTCCGGGACACCTACGACGTGCCCGAGGAGACGCTTCAGGACCTGGAGACGCCGATGGGCTACGCCCGGTACTTCATCGAGGAGCACTACAAGAAGGGGATGAAGAACCTCGGGTTGTCCGTCGACTGGCGGCGCGAGTTCACCACGAACGACGAGCGCTACTCGAAGTTCATCACGTGGCAGTACGAGACGCTGAAGGACCGCGGCCTCCTGGAGAAGGGTCTGCACCCGGTGAAGTACTGCACGAACGAGGAGCAACCCGTCACGACCCACGACCTGTTGGAGGGCGAGGAGGCGGAGTTCCAAGAGTACACGCTCGTTCGATTCTCCCTCGGCGACACCGTCGTCCCGATGGCGACGCTCCGCCCGGAGACGGTCCGCGGCGTCACGAACGCATACATCGACCCCGACGCCGACTACGCCTACGCCGACGTGGACGGCGAGGAGTGGTTCGTCTCCGCCGCCGCCGTCGAGAAACTCGACCTGCAGGGCCACGACGTGACGGTCAAACGAACCGCCGCCGGCGAGGAACTCGTCGGCGAACGCGTCGAGAACCCCATCACGGGCGACGAGGTGCTCATCCTGCCCGCGTCGTTCGTGGACGCCGAGAACGCGACGGGCGTCGTCATGTCCGTGCCGGCGCACTCGCCGGACGACTACGTGGCGTTGCAGGAGGCGAAAGCCGACGACGACCGGATGCGCGAGTACGGCATCGACCCCGACGAAGTCGAGGCCATCGAACCCGTCCCCATCCTCTCCGTCGAGGGCTACGGCGAGATACCCGCGAAGTCCGCCGTCGAGGAGGCGGACGTCGAATCGTCCGAGGACCCCGCCTTGGAGAAAGCGACCAAGGACCTGTACAACAAGGAGTTCCACGCGGGCCGTCTCAACGACGAGTACGGCGAGTTCGCGGGCGAACTCGTCGAGGACGTCCGCACGAAGTTCCGCGACGCCCACCGCGACTCGGGGGCGTTCGGGACGATGCAGGAGTTCTCCGAACATGTCGTCTGCCGGTGCGGCGGCGACGTCGTCGTCGCCGAACAGGACACGTGGTTCCTGCGCTACAACGACGAGGCGTGGAAGCGGGAGGCCCACGAACTCGTCTCGCAGATGGAGGCCATCCCGTCGAACACCCGCGGCGAGTACGACCACACCATCGACTGGTTGAACGAGTGGCCGTGCATCCGTAACTACGGCCTCGGGACGCGCCTGCCGTGGGACGACGACTTCGTCATCGAGCCCCTGTCGGACTCGACCATCTACATGGCGTACTACACCATCGCCCACCGCCTGCAGGACGTTCCGGTCGAGGAGATGGACCGCGACTTCTTCGATACGCTGTTCTACGGCGCGGAGGCGACCGACGACCCCGACGAGACGGCCCTCGAACTGCGCGAGGAGTGGAACTACTGGTACCCCGTGAACTACCGGTTCTCCGCGAACGACCTCATCTCGAACCACCTCACGTTCTACCTGTTCCACCACGCGGAACTGTTCGACCCCGCCGAGTGGCCCGAAGGCATCGTCATCATGGGCATGGGCCTGTTGGAGGGGCAGGCGATGTCCTCCTCGAAGGGCCACGTCGTCCTCCCCGGCGAGGCCATCGAGAACTACGGGGCCGACACGGTTCGCTTCTTCCTGCTCAACTCCGCGGAACCGTGGCAGGACTACGACTGGCGGGCCGAACAGGTCGAGTCCGTCCGCGACCAGTTAGAGCGGTTCTGGAACCGAGCCGACGAGATTATCGAGGGCGAGGTGCCCGAGGAACGGCCGGAACTCGCCGGCGAGGACCGCTGGTTGCTGTCGAAGCTCCAAGGCACCGTCCGCACCGTCACCGAGGCGATGGAGCAGTCGGAGACGCGCACCGCCAGTCAGGCCGCCTTCTACAACTTCGAGGAGCACCTGCGCTGGTACCGACGGCGGACCGACTTGGACCGCCCGGCGGCGCGGTGGACGCTGGCGCACGTCTTGGAGACGCGCCTGCGACTCCTCGCGCCGTTCGTCCCGTTCATGACGAACGAACTCCACGAACGCCTCACCGGCACGCCCGCCGAGGACGCGCCGTGGCCCGAACCCGACGAGGAGTTCGAGAGCCTCGCCGTCGAAGTCGAGGAGGGGCAGGTCGAACGCCTCGTCGAGGACGTTCAGGGCATCCAGCAGTCACTGGCGAACGCCGACGAACCGATTCCGGAGGCCGACCCCGACCGGATTCGAATCACCGTCGCCGCCGACTGGAAGCGCGACGTCCTCGAAACCGTCGCCGACGTCGGCACCGACCAAGGGGCCGTCATGGGGAAGGTCATGCAGGACCCCGACCTGCGCGAACGCGGTAACGAGGTCAACGACCTCGTGCAGGAGCTCGTCGAGTTCGCCCGCGGACGCGACGAGGAACAGCTCCGAGCGCTCTCGCGGATAGACGAGGCGGCGACGTACGAACGCGCCGCGGCGTTCCTCGGCGAGGAGTTCGACGCCGACGTGGTCGTCGAGATCGAAGGCGAGGACGCCGAGGAGACGAAGCAGGCGATTCCGCTCCGCCCCGCGATAAACCTCGAAGTCGAGTAA
- a CDS encoding universal stress protein — MAPSNVLVPLDGSPLSDDALVHALETFDCPVAVLNVVTPLDASMSEGGILDPGEERRDEARARADEVVARAEHRAAETGRSVDVTVETGDPAETILDYVDANDVDHVVMGGHGGERNALARRLLGTVATVVVGEAPVTVTVVR; from the coding sequence ATGGCTCCCTCGAACGTGTTGGTCCCGCTGGACGGCTCTCCGCTTTCGGACGACGCCTTGGTCCACGCGCTCGAAACGTTCGACTGTCCCGTCGCGGTGTTGAACGTGGTGACGCCGCTCGACGCGTCGATGAGCGAAGGCGGTATCCTCGACCCCGGCGAAGAGCGACGGGACGAGGCGAGAGCGAGAGCGGACGAGGTGGTCGCGCGCGCGGAGCACCGGGCGGCGGAAACGGGCCGGAGCGTCGACGTGACCGTAGAGACGGGGGACCCCGCCGAGACCATCCTCGACTACGTCGACGCGAACGACGTGGACCACGTGGTCATGGGCGGCCACGGGGGCGAGCGAAACGCACTCGCCCGCCGCCTCCTCGGAACCGTCGCGACGGTAGTCGTCGGCGAGGCTCCCGTGACGGTGACCGTCGTTCGGTAG
- a CDS encoding ornithine cyclodeaminase family protein: MMQTLLLNSDDVHENANMADLIPAVEEAFAAFERGDAQMPPKSYIDLPRYNGDFRSMPAYMDAGDWDAAGIKWVNVHTDNDEHGLPTVMGTMVYSSPETAFPLAIMDGTELTMKRTGAAAAVATDHLAVEDATSMGIVGAGVQSYTQLEAISTVRDIEDVVISDVDEERVANFIDAFEDRFDVRAGSIEEAAACDVLSTVTPVESPIVPRDAVGDRTHINAMGADAEGKHELEDEILLDAKLVIDDHEQTTHSGEINVPYNEGVLTDDDIYGAIGEIVVGDKAGRTDDDGITVFDSTGLAIQDVAAAHVVYEHADENDNGYPFDLLGLAGEN, from the coding sequence ATCATGCAGACGCTACTCCTGAACAGCGACGACGTCCACGAGAACGCGAACATGGCGGACCTCATCCCCGCCGTCGAGGAGGCGTTCGCCGCCTTCGAACGCGGCGACGCGCAGATGCCGCCGAAGTCCTACATCGACCTGCCGCGGTACAACGGCGACTTCCGGTCGATGCCCGCCTACATGGACGCCGGCGACTGGGACGCCGCGGGCATCAAGTGGGTCAACGTCCACACCGACAACGACGAACACGGCCTCCCCACCGTCATGGGAACGATGGTGTACTCCTCGCCGGAGACGGCGTTCCCCCTCGCCATCATGGACGGCACCGAACTGACGATGAAGCGAACGGGCGCGGCGGCGGCCGTCGCCACCGACCACCTCGCCGTCGAGGACGCCACCTCGATGGGCATCGTCGGCGCGGGCGTCCAGTCGTACACCCAGTTGGAGGCCATCTCGACGGTCCGCGACATCGAAGACGTCGTAATCTCGGACGTCGACGAGGAACGCGTCGCGAACTTCATCGACGCCTTCGAGGACCGATTCGACGTGCGCGCGGGGTCCATCGAGGAAGCGGCCGCCTGCGACGTACTCTCGACGGTCACGCCCGTCGAATCGCCGATCGTCCCGCGGGACGCCGTCGGCGACCGGACCCACATCAACGCGATGGGCGCGGACGCCGAGGGGAAACACGAACTCGAAGACGAGATACTGCTGGACGCCAAACTCGTCATCGACGACCACGAGCAGACGACCCACTCCGGCGAGATAAACGTCCCCTACAACGAGGGCGTCCTCACCGACGACGACATCTACGGCGCTATCGGCGAGATAGTCGTCGGCGACAAAGCGGGCCGCACCGACGACGACGGCATCACCGTCTTCGACTCGACGGGACTTGCGATTCAGGACGTCGCGGCCGCCCACGTCGTCTACGAACACGCAGACGAGAACGACAACGGCTACCCGTTCGACCTGTTGGGCCTCGCGGGCGAGAACTGA
- the thsB gene encoding thermosome subunit beta: MIIMGEDAQRVKDRDAQEYNITAARAVAEAVRSTLGPKGMDKMLVDSMGDVTITNDGVTILKEMDIDNPTAEMIVEVAETQEDEAGDGTTTAVAIAGELLKNAQDLLEQDIHPTAIIKGFHLASQQAREEIDDIAEDVEPDDEELIKKVAETSMTGKSSELNKELLADIIVQAVQQITVEADDGSYVVDLENVSIETQTGRSAAESELLNGAVIDKDPVHDDMPVTFEDASILLLNEPIEVEETDVDTQVSIESPDQLQQFLDQEEKQLKEKVDKIAEAGADVVFCQKGIDDLAQHYLAKQGILAVRRTKKSDIGFLKNIVGGSVVSDLDSLEAADLGTGSVRRDDEDELFYVEGVGDDFHGVTMLLRGSTDHVVDELERGVEDALNVVATTVSDGRVLAGGGAIEVELASRLRDYADSVSGREQLAVEAFADAVELVPRVLAENAGLDSIDTLVDLRAAHEDGEKRAGLNVFSGDVEDTFEAGIVEPAHAKEQAVSSATEAANLVLKIDDIIAAGDLSTGGDDDEGGAPGGGMGGMGGMGGAM, from the coding sequence ATGATCATCATGGGAGAGGACGCCCAGCGCGTCAAGGACCGCGACGCGCAGGAGTACAACATCACTGCCGCCCGTGCTGTGGCGGAGGCCGTACGTTCGACACTCGGCCCGAAGGGGATGGACAAGATGCTCGTCGACTCGATGGGTGACGTCACCATCACGAACGACGGCGTGACCATCCTCAAGGAGATGGACATCGACAACCCGACGGCCGAGATGATCGTCGAAGTCGCCGAGACCCAAGAGGACGAGGCCGGCGACGGGACGACGACGGCCGTCGCTATCGCGGGCGAACTCCTGAAGAACGCCCAGGACCTCCTCGAACAGGACATCCACCCGACGGCGATCATCAAGGGCTTCCACCTCGCCAGCCAGCAGGCCCGCGAGGAGATCGACGACATCGCCGAGGACGTCGAACCCGACGACGAAGAACTCATCAAGAAGGTCGCCGAGACGTCGATGACCGGCAAGAGCTCCGAACTCAACAAGGAGCTTCTCGCCGACATCATCGTCCAAGCGGTCCAGCAGATCACCGTCGAAGCCGACGACGGGTCCTACGTCGTCGACCTCGAGAACGTCTCCATCGAGACGCAGACGGGGCGCTCCGCCGCCGAGTCCGAACTGCTCAACGGCGCGGTCATCGACAAGGACCCCGTCCACGACGACATGCCCGTCACCTTCGAGGACGCCAGCATCCTCCTCCTCAACGAACCCATCGAGGTCGAGGAGACGGACGTGGACACGCAGGTCAGCATCGAGAGCCCCGACCAGCTTCAGCAGTTCCTCGACCAAGAGGAAAAACAGCTGAAGGAGAAGGTCGACAAGATAGCCGAGGCCGGCGCGGACGTCGTCTTCTGTCAGAAGGGCATCGACGACCTCGCCCAGCACTACCTCGCGAAGCAGGGCATCCTCGCGGTCCGCCGGACGAAGAAGTCCGACATCGGCTTCCTCAAGAACATCGTCGGCGGCAGCGTCGTCTCCGACCTCGACAGCCTCGAAGCCGCGGACCTCGGCACCGGCAGCGTCCGCCGCGACGACGAGGACGAACTGTTCTACGTCGAGGGCGTCGGCGACGACTTCCACGGCGTCACGATGCTGCTGCGCGGTTCGACCGACCACGTCGTCGACGAACTCGAACGCGGCGTCGAGGACGCCCTCAACGTCGTCGCGACGACCGTCTCCGACGGCCGCGTCCTCGCGGGCGGCGGCGCAATCGAGGTCGAACTCGCCTCGCGCCTCCGCGACTACGCTGACTCCGTCTCCGGCCGCGAACAGCTCGCGGTCGAGGCGTTCGCCGACGCGGTCGAACTCGTCCCCCGCGTCCTCGCCGAGAACGCCGGTCTCGACTCCATCGACACGCTCGTGGACCTCCGCGCGGCCCACGAGGACGGCGAGAAGCGCGCCGGTCTGAACGTCTTCAGCGGCGACGTCGAAGACACCTTCGAGGCGGGCATCGTCGAACCCGCCCACGCGAAGGAGCAGGCCGTCTCCTCCGCCACCGAGGCCGCGAACCTCGTCCTCAAAATCGACGACATCATCGCCGCGGGCGACCTCAGCACCGGCGGCGACGACGACGAGGGCGGCGCGCCCGGCGGCGGCATGGGCGGCATGGGCGGCATGGGCGGCGCGATGTGA
- the hisH gene encoding imidazole glycerol phosphate synthase subunit HisH has translation MSAPNPAAAEQSLASVVMVDYGLGNLRSAQRGLERAGADVTITDDPDEFADADGIVLPGVGAFSEGMENAGPFREPLAAAADRGQPVFGICLGMQMLLTTSEEADYEGEGEVTGLDFVPGTNVKFSQGQKVPHMGWNELNVERDHPLVEGVDGEHAYFVHSYYAVPDDEDAVVATADYEVEFPAIVANEAGNVFGTQFHPEKSGETGLRILRNFVELCAEQ, from the coding sequence ATGAGCGCGCCGAACCCCGCCGCGGCCGAACAGTCGCTCGCCTCGGTGGTCATGGTCGATTACGGACTCGGGAACCTGCGGAGCGCACAGCGCGGCCTCGAACGCGCGGGCGCGGACGTGACGATAACCGACGACCCCGACGAGTTCGCCGACGCCGACGGCATCGTCCTGCCGGGCGTCGGCGCTTTCAGCGAGGGGATGGAGAACGCCGGCCCGTTCCGCGAACCCCTCGCGGCGGCGGCCGACCGCGGCCAACCCGTCTTCGGCATCTGCCTCGGCATGCAGATGCTTCTGACGACCAGCGAGGAGGCCGACTACGAGGGCGAGGGCGAGGTGACGGGCCTCGACTTCGTCCCCGGGACGAACGTCAAGTTCTCGCAGGGCCAGAAGGTGCCGCACATGGGCTGGAACGAACTGAACGTCGAACGCGACCACCCCCTCGTCGAGGGAGTCGACGGCGAGCACGCCTACTTCGTCCACTCGTACTACGCGGTACCGGACGACGAGGACGCCGTCGTCGCGACGGCAGACTACGAGGTGGAGTTCCCGGCCATCGTCGCCAACGAGGCGGGCAACGTGTTCGGCACGCAGTTCCACCCCGAGAAGAGCGGCGAGACGGGACTGCGGATTCTCCGCAACTTCGTGGAACTCTGCGCCGAGCAGTGA
- the pheA gene encoding prephenate dehydratase, giving the protein MQAVTLGPAGTYSHRAARAVADDVEFRESVSAIIDAVEDGAYDRGVVPIENSIEGSVTETLDAIAETDVAVTQEIVTPIRHALLAQTEEFSVVASHSQALAQCRSYLEENYPNAKLEAVASTARGVERARDDPNVAGIGHPDNAGGTLNVLAEDIQDRSSNATRFFVIAPASERSDAGGKSTIVVYPNANYPGLLLELLEAFADHDINLSRIESRPSGNRLGDYLFHIDFEAGLYEDRAKDALEDVEEIASRGWVKRLGSYDMQHVLY; this is encoded by the coding sequence ATGCAGGCAGTTACGCTGGGTCCCGCCGGCACGTACTCCCACCGCGCCGCCCGGGCCGTCGCCGACGACGTCGAGTTCCGCGAGTCCGTCTCCGCCATCATCGACGCGGTGGAGGACGGCGCGTACGACCGAGGGGTCGTCCCCATCGAGAACAGCATCGAGGGGAGCGTCACGGAGACGTTGGACGCCATCGCCGAGACCGACGTGGCGGTCACTCAGGAGATAGTCACGCCGATTCGCCACGCCCTCCTCGCGCAGACCGAGGAGTTCTCGGTGGTCGCCTCCCACTCGCAGGCCCTCGCGCAGTGTCGGTCGTACCTCGAAGAGAACTATCCGAACGCGAAACTCGAAGCCGTCGCCAGCACCGCCCGCGGCGTCGAACGCGCCCGCGACGACCCGAACGTCGCCGGCATCGGCCACCCGGACAACGCCGGCGGAACGCTCAACGTCCTCGCGGAGGACATCCAAGACCGCTCTTCGAACGCGACGCGCTTCTTCGTCATCGCGCCCGCGAGCGAACGCTCCGACGCGGGCGGGAAGTCCACCATCGTCGTCTACCCGAACGCCAACTATCCGGGGCTCCTGTTGGAACTGCTCGAGGCGTTTGCGGACCACGACATCAACCTCTCGCGCATCGAGTCCCGCCCCAGCGGAAACCGCCTCGGCGACTACCTGTTCCACATCGACTTCGAGGCCGGCCTGTACGAGGACAGGGCCAAGGACGCCCTCGAAGACGTCGAGGAGATAGCCTCCCGCGGGTGGGTCAAGCGCCTCGGGTCCTACGACATGCAGCACGTCCTCTACTAG
- a CDS encoding DUF7535 family protein: MQPPVATGTSDENRPGLLTRAYRTATPGYASHEDREMDSLGWTMFLLVVVLFIPFLPLLIAVWLVTKVLDAVAGRGGAEE, encoded by the coding sequence GTGCAACCGCCCGTAGCGACCGGTACGAGCGACGAAAACCGGCCCGGACTTCTGACGCGCGCGTACAGAACGGCCACGCCCGGTTACGCCTCCCACGAAGACAGAGAGATGGACTCGCTGGGGTGGACGATGTTCCTCCTCGTCGTCGTCCTCTTCATCCCCTTCTTACCGCTCCTCATCGCCGTCTGGCTGGTTACGAAGGTTCTCGACGCCGTCGCCGGGCGCGGCGGGGCGGAGGAGTAA
- a CDS encoding Hsp20/alpha crystallin family protein yields the protein MAQSNPFEDVEKLLERLNGEFEANVGRREVDVDVADRGDEFVVVADLPGYEKADIDVSLADRRLTVSTERTAVHDASDAQFLRQERTREAVSRSVTLPNAVVATEATATYENGVLTVTLPKASPTPGDEGTEIEVE from the coding sequence ATGGCGCAGTCGAACCCCTTCGAGGACGTAGAGAAACTGCTCGAACGGCTGAACGGCGAGTTCGAGGCGAACGTCGGACGCCGCGAAGTCGACGTCGACGTGGCCGACCGCGGCGACGAGTTCGTCGTCGTCGCCGACCTTCCGGGCTACGAGAAGGCGGACATCGACGTTTCGCTGGCGGACCGACGGCTCACCGTCTCGACGGAGCGAACCGCCGTCCACGACGCCTCCGACGCGCAGTTCCTCCGGCAGGAACGGACGCGGGAGGCCGTCTCCCGGAGCGTCACGCTCCCGAACGCCGTCGTCGCAACGGAAGCGACGGCGACGTACGAGAACGGCGTCCTCACCGTCACGCTCCCGAAGGCGTCGCCGACGCCCGGAGACGAGGGGACGGAAATCGAAGTCGAGTGA
- a CDS encoding inorganic phosphate transporter: MTAVVFWVLVLLATVTGLLTAWALGANSNSPPFAPAIGANAISTMRAAFLIGLLAALGALTQGGSISETVGSGLINGVAFSSLAATAGLLTATAFMAFGVYTGYPVPAAFATTGAMVGVGLALGGTPAFETYRRIATFWVLVPPVSGGLAYLTATILRRDDIPETVGVPVLAALVGGIVANVQLGVIPAPPGEEQSSLARFLSGFVDTPAVAGVELGVVVVSVLAAAASFQFIRRRTQASVEGGVRTFLVALGSIVAFSSGGSQVGLATGPLENLYRVELGLPGIVLLAIGATGILAGAWMGAPRLLQATSREYAQLGIRRSIAALVPGFVIAQLAITLGIPISFNNIIISGVIGGGLAGGSAGVSRRKIGVTLAFWIITLVTSVAVGFGVYRALAAVLGG; this comes from the coding sequence ATGACCGCCGTCGTCTTCTGGGTTCTCGTCCTCTTAGCCACCGTCACCGGCCTCCTGACCGCGTGGGCGCTCGGCGCGAACAGCAACTCCCCGCCGTTCGCCCCCGCCATCGGCGCGAACGCCATCTCGACGATGCGGGCCGCGTTCCTCATCGGTCTCCTCGCCGCGCTCGGAGCACTCACGCAGGGAGGCAGTATCTCGGAGACGGTCGGGTCCGGACTGATAAACGGCGTCGCGTTCAGTTCGCTGGCCGCGACGGCGGGCCTGTTGACCGCCACGGCGTTCATGGCGTTCGGCGTCTACACCGGCTATCCGGTACCGGCGGCGTTCGCGACGACCGGTGCGATGGTGGGCGTGGGACTCGCTCTCGGCGGGACGCCGGCGTTCGAGACGTACCGCAGAATCGCGACGTTCTGGGTACTCGTCCCGCCCGTCTCCGGCGGTTTGGCGTACCTCACCGCCACGATACTCCGCCGCGACGACATCCCCGAGACGGTCGGCGTCCCGGTGTTGGCGGCTCTCGTCGGCGGTATCGTCGCCAACGTCCAACTGGGAGTCATCCCCGCTCCGCCCGGCGAGGAACAAAGCTCTCTCGCGAGGTTCCTCTCGGGGTTCGTCGACACGCCGGCCGTCGCCGGGGTCGAACTCGGCGTCGTCGTCGTGTCGGTACTCGCCGCGGCCGCGAGTTTCCAGTTCATCCGTCGCCGAACGCAGGCGTCGGTCGAAGGCGGCGTCAGAACGTTTCTCGTCGCACTCGGGAGCATCGTCGCGTTCTCGAGCGGCGGGAGTCAGGTCGGGCTGGCGACCGGACCGCTGGAGAACCTCTACCGAGTCGAACTCGGCCTCCCCGGAATCGTGCTCTTGGCCATCGGCGCGACGGGCATCCTCGCGGGCGCGTGGATGGGCGCACCGCGACTGCTCCAAGCGACCTCCCGCGAGTACGCGCAACTCGGGATTCGTCGGTCCATCGCCGCCCTCGTCCCCGGCTTCGTCATCGCCCAACTCGCCATCACGCTCGGTATCCCCATCTCGTTCAACAACATCATCATCTCCGGCGTCATCGGCGGCGGACTCGCGGGCGGGTCCGCCGGCGTCTCTCGCCGGAAAATCGGAGTGACCCTCGCGTTCTGGATAATCACGCTCGTCACGTCGGTGGCGGTCGGGTTCGGGGTCTACAGGGCGCTCGCCGCGGTTCTCGGCGGGTAG
- a CDS encoding universal stress protein, which produces MADDGTGGPVLVGLDDPAHVQQLVRTAGDLARLGDGTVRLVTVVVKPHDSPFGLFDDETIVREYGGDSRELVERADAPADVTVERDVVVARSPTRGLLKAVEKTDPSALLVGWRERSRRSDAVLGTTVDALVERAECDLYVERVGREADGVDSVLLPVAGGPHVDVAAMMAAAIAVRNDARVVVFSVADADTDVAAATEFAEEGHRTLATVSGVEPAVETVVREAANPTDAVGEEAANHDVVVLGATRRGALRRRLVGSVARRIVRRTDETIILARDGAVVGGPIHRLGELLRR; this is translated from the coding sequence ATGGCCGACGACGGAACTGGCGGCCCGGTGCTGGTCGGACTCGACGATCCGGCGCACGTCCAGCAGTTAGTTCGCACCGCCGGTGACCTCGCTCGCCTCGGTGACGGCACGGTGCGTCTCGTGACCGTCGTGGTGAAGCCGCACGACTCGCCGTTCGGTCTGTTCGACGACGAGACCATCGTCCGCGAGTACGGCGGCGACAGCCGCGAACTCGTCGAACGGGCGGACGCTCCGGCGGACGTCACCGTCGAACGCGACGTGGTCGTCGCGCGGTCACCGACGCGCGGCCTCCTGAAAGCGGTCGAGAAGACCGATCCGTCCGCGCTCCTCGTCGGGTGGCGGGAGCGTTCGCGGCGGAGCGACGCCGTCCTCGGAACGACGGTCGACGCACTCGTCGAACGGGCGGAGTGTGACCTGTACGTCGAACGCGTCGGCCGCGAAGCCGACGGCGTCGACTCCGTCCTCCTCCCCGTCGCGGGCGGCCCACACGTCGACGTAGCGGCGATGATGGCGGCGGCCATCGCCGTTCGGAACGACGCTCGGGTGGTCGTCTTCTCGGTGGCCGACGCGGATACCGACGTGGCGGCGGCGACGGAGTTCGCCGAGGAGGGTCACAGAACGCTCGCCACCGTCTCCGGCGTCGAACCGGCGGTCGAGACTGTCGTCCGCGAAGCCGCGAACCCGACGGACGCCGTCGGCGAGGAGGCGGCGAACCACGACGTGGTCGTATTGGGTGCGACCCGACGCGGCGCACTCCGGCGTCGACTCGTCGGGTCGGTGGCGAGACGAATCGTCAGGCGGACCGACGAGACGATTATCCTCGCCAGAGACGGTGCGGTGGTCGGCGGTCCGATTCACCGCCTCGGAGAACTGTTGCGACGATGA
- the hsp14 gene encoding archaeal heat shock protein Hsp14 — protein sequence MMPRSSPFDDVETLFERMSKQFDDVSRQFERSNVAGMTSGVDVDVADEGDEFVVVADLPGYEKEDIDLAVTERVLTIEATHETSAEHDSEEYIRRERRHESVRRDVRLPEAVVSDEASASYNNGVLTVTLPKETTDDDDDSHRIDVE from the coding sequence ATGATGCCACGTTCTTCCCCCTTCGACGATGTCGAGACGCTGTTCGAGCGAATGTCCAAGCAGTTCGACGACGTGAGCCGCCAGTTCGAGCGTTCGAACGTGGCCGGCATGACCTCCGGCGTCGACGTAGACGTCGCCGACGAGGGCGACGAGTTCGTCGTCGTCGCCGACCTCCCGGGCTACGAGAAGGAGGACATCGACCTCGCGGTGACGGAACGCGTCCTCACCATCGAGGCGACGCACGAGACGAGCGCGGAACACGACTCCGAGGAGTACATCCGCCGCGAACGCCGCCACGAGTCCGTGCGGCGCGACGTCCGCCTCCCGGAGGCCGTCGTCTCGGACGAGGCGTCCGCCTCGTACAACAACGGCGTCCTCACCGTCACCCTCCCCAAGGAGACGACGGACGATGACGACGACTCCCACCGAATCGACGTCGAGTGA